In Polypterus senegalus isolate Bchr_013 chromosome 12, ASM1683550v1, whole genome shotgun sequence, the following are encoded in one genomic region:
- the tbx16 gene encoding T-box transcription factor 16 isoform X1, producing MHFLKGASCGDYINALLSFFDFSLHQWQQLLQLPLCHIKGKKWISRSRPHYNSLKSDASQLCNLKSLTGLSTILLGLNILQGFLLERYATGKREPCTKTVLYSLKLSTKTKRDFFFPSITTKMQHSCDLKPNFSIPVPTLPPTAPESYSQTNVRMSLEDSNLWKAFHECGTEMIITKPGRRMFPQCKINVTGLIPYAKYILLMDLVPVDGFRYKWNKDKWEVAGKAEPQPPCRTYIHSDSPAAGSHWMKQPISFLKVKLTNNTLDQHGHIILHSMHRYQPRFHIVQADDLFSVRWSVFQTFTFPETIFTAVTAYQNSKITKLKIDNNPFAKGFREQRTNTISRQRSLRAHVRPEKAQKRQSPLKDEEEEEQMQSEFQRPFYEGYNQEEVLSKSKDACPVKDERFSPWGCEQEHSNNVRTESPLSSETRDIYNTEQLVPGPTSYHPYRFHGFGKSPSPSSTTSSQSSRRPSFDSRPSDVATVPDQDNKNSSLDTMPSSCPVSLAPAPNTHQDYAGMLNMALAPAPNKPGVISHIYNHYGAEQSLTQWNGPPHSQYGSSSFSAPHHPSEYSTQSMHHGYHHGNMADWSQYPLFSYSCW from the exons ATGCATTTCCTCAAAGGTGCTTCCTGTGGGGACTATATCAATGCTCTGTTAAGTTTCTTTGATTTCTCTCTCCACCAATGGCAACAGCTGCTTCAACTACCATTGTGTCACATCAAAGGAAAGAAATGGATCTCGAGATCCCGCCCACATTACAATTCCCTTAAAAGTGATGCATCTCAACTTTGCAACCTAAAATCACTCACTGGCCTTTCTACAATACTTCTGGGATTAAATATACTGCAAGGATTCCTTTTGGAGAGATACGCTACTGGAAAAAGGGAGCCATGTACTAAGACTGTtctgtattctttgaaattatcaactaaaacaaaaagggattttttttttccttccatcaCCACAAAAATGCAGCATTCATGCG ATCTAAAGCCCAACTTTAGCATTCCAGTCCCTACCTTACCTCCGACAGCACCCGAGTCCTACTCACAAACAAATGTCAGGATGAGTCTGGAAGACTCGAACCTTTGGAAAGCCTTTCATGAGTGTGGCACAGAGATGATTATCACTAAACCAGGCAG gcgTATGTTTCCGCAGTGCAAAATAAATGTTACCGGTCTAATACCATATGCCAAGTACATCTTGCTCATGGATCTAGTACCAGTTGATGGATTTCGTTACAAG TGGAATAAGGACAAGTGGGAGGTTGCTGGAAAAGCTGAGCCCCAGCCCCCTTGCAGGACTTATATTCACTCAGACTCTCCTGCTGCTGGCAGCCATTGGATGAAACAACCAATTTCATTCCTCAAGGTCAAACTGACCAACAACACTCTTGACCAGCATGGTCAT ATTATTCTACACTCTATGCATCGTTACCAACCCCGGTTTCACATTGTTCAAGCAGATGACCTTTTCAGTGTTCGCTGGAGTGTGTTTCAGACCTTCACCTTTCCTGAGACAATTTTCACTGCAGTTACTGCTTATCAAAACAGCAAG ATAACTAAACTAAAGATTGATAATAACCCCTTTGCCAAAGGCTTCAGGGAGCAAAGAACCAATACAATAAG CAGACAACGGTCACTCAGAGCTCATGTGCGGCCAGAAAAAGCACAAAAGAGACAAAGTCCACttaaagatgaagaggaggaagaacaGATGCAGTCAG AATTTCAAAGACCTTTCTATGAAGGTTATAACCAAGAAGAGGTATTGTCAAAATCCAAAGATGCCTGCCCGGTGAAAGATGAGAGATTCTCCCCCTGGGGATGTGAGCAAGAACATTCAAACAATGTCCGGACTGAATCACCACTCAGTTCAGAAACAAGagacatttataatacagaacaGCTGGTGCCAGGGCCCACCTCTTATCATCCATACAG GTTTCACGGTTTTGGCAAATCACCCTCCCCTTCTTCTACAACCTCATCACAGAGTAGCAGGCGGCCAAGCTTCGACTCTAGACCATCTGATGTAGCCACAGTACCAGACCAAGACAACAAGAACTCCTCACTggacacaatgccttcttcttgtCCAGTGTCACTGGCACCTGCTCCCAACACTCATCAAGATTACGCAGGAATGTTAAACATGGCTTTAGCACCAGCGCCAAATAAACCTGGTGTTATCAGTCACATTTATAATCATTATGGCGCAGAGCAAAGCCTCACCCAGTGGAATGGGCCACCTCATAGTCAATACGGTTCTTCCAGCTTCTCAGCACCCCATCATCCTTCAGAATACAGTACTCAGAGCATGCATCATGGCTATCACCATGGAAATATGGCTGACTGGAGTCAATATCCACTGTTTTCATATTCTTGTTggtaa
- the tbx16 gene encoding T-box transcription factor 16 isoform X3, with translation MHFLKGASCGDYINALLSFFDFSLHQWQQLLQLPLCHIKGKKWISRSRPHYNSLKSDASQLCNLKSLTGLSTILLGLNILQGFLLERYATGKREPCTKTVLYSLKLSTKTKRDFFFPSITTKMQHSCDLKPNFSIPVPTLPPTAPESYSQTNVRMSLEDSNLWKAFHECGTEMIITKPGRRMFPQCKINVTGLIPYAKYILLMDLVPVDGFRYKWNKDKWEVAGKAEPQPPCRTYIHSDSPAAGSHWMKQPISFLKVKLTNNTLDQHGHIILHSMHRYQPRFHIVQADDLFSVRWSVFQTFTFPETIFTAVTAYQNSKITKLKIDNNPFAKGFREQRTNTIRQRSLRAHVRPEKAQKRQSPLKDEEEEEQMQSEFQRPFYEGYNQEEVLSKSKDACPVKDERFSPWGCEQEHSNNVRTESPLSSETRDIYNTEQLVPGPTSYHPYRFHGFGKSPSPSSTTSSQSSRRPSFDSRPSDVATVPDQDNKNSSLDTMPSSCPVSLAPAPNTHQDYAGMLNMALAPAPNKPGVISHIYNHYGAEQSLTQWNGPPHSQYGSSSFSAPHHPSEYSTQSMHHGYHHGNMADWSQYPLFSYSCW, from the exons ATGCATTTCCTCAAAGGTGCTTCCTGTGGGGACTATATCAATGCTCTGTTAAGTTTCTTTGATTTCTCTCTCCACCAATGGCAACAGCTGCTTCAACTACCATTGTGTCACATCAAAGGAAAGAAATGGATCTCGAGATCCCGCCCACATTACAATTCCCTTAAAAGTGATGCATCTCAACTTTGCAACCTAAAATCACTCACTGGCCTTTCTACAATACTTCTGGGATTAAATATACTGCAAGGATTCCTTTTGGAGAGATACGCTACTGGAAAAAGGGAGCCATGTACTAAGACTGTtctgtattctttgaaattatcaactaaaacaaaaagggattttttttttccttccatcaCCACAAAAATGCAGCATTCATGCG ATCTAAAGCCCAACTTTAGCATTCCAGTCCCTACCTTACCTCCGACAGCACCCGAGTCCTACTCACAAACAAATGTCAGGATGAGTCTGGAAGACTCGAACCTTTGGAAAGCCTTTCATGAGTGTGGCACAGAGATGATTATCACTAAACCAGGCAG gcgTATGTTTCCGCAGTGCAAAATAAATGTTACCGGTCTAATACCATATGCCAAGTACATCTTGCTCATGGATCTAGTACCAGTTGATGGATTTCGTTACAAG TGGAATAAGGACAAGTGGGAGGTTGCTGGAAAAGCTGAGCCCCAGCCCCCTTGCAGGACTTATATTCACTCAGACTCTCCTGCTGCTGGCAGCCATTGGATGAAACAACCAATTTCATTCCTCAAGGTCAAACTGACCAACAACACTCTTGACCAGCATGGTCAT ATTATTCTACACTCTATGCATCGTTACCAACCCCGGTTTCACATTGTTCAAGCAGATGACCTTTTCAGTGTTCGCTGGAGTGTGTTTCAGACCTTCACCTTTCCTGAGACAATTTTCACTGCAGTTACTGCTTATCAAAACAGCAAG ATAACTAAACTAAAGATTGATAATAACCCCTTTGCCAAAGGCTTCAGGGAGCAAAGAACCAATACAATAAG ACAACGGTCACTCAGAGCTCATGTGCGGCCAGAAAAAGCACAAAAGAGACAAAGTCCACttaaagatgaagaggaggaagaacaGATGCAGTCAG AATTTCAAAGACCTTTCTATGAAGGTTATAACCAAGAAGAGGTATTGTCAAAATCCAAAGATGCCTGCCCGGTGAAAGATGAGAGATTCTCCCCCTGGGGATGTGAGCAAGAACATTCAAACAATGTCCGGACTGAATCACCACTCAGTTCAGAAACAAGagacatttataatacagaacaGCTGGTGCCAGGGCCCACCTCTTATCATCCATACAG GTTTCACGGTTTTGGCAAATCACCCTCCCCTTCTTCTACAACCTCATCACAGAGTAGCAGGCGGCCAAGCTTCGACTCTAGACCATCTGATGTAGCCACAGTACCAGACCAAGACAACAAGAACTCCTCACTggacacaatgccttcttcttgtCCAGTGTCACTGGCACCTGCTCCCAACACTCATCAAGATTACGCAGGAATGTTAAACATGGCTTTAGCACCAGCGCCAAATAAACCTGGTGTTATCAGTCACATTTATAATCATTATGGCGCAGAGCAAAGCCTCACCCAGTGGAATGGGCCACCTCATAGTCAATACGGTTCTTCCAGCTTCTCAGCACCCCATCATCCTTCAGAATACAGTACTCAGAGCATGCATCATGGCTATCACCATGGAAATATGGCTGACTGGAGTCAATATCCACTGTTTTCATATTCTTGTTggtaa
- the tbx16 gene encoding T-box transcription factor 16 isoform X2: MEYLVGDTHFDSPSRILQSLKVMDGFYKLLQLPLCHIKGKKWISRSRPHYNSLKSDASQLCNLKSLTGLSTILLGLNILQGFLLERYATGKREPCTKTVLYSLKLSTKTKRDFFFPSITTKMQHSCDLKPNFSIPVPTLPPTAPESYSQTNVRMSLEDSNLWKAFHECGTEMIITKPGRRMFPQCKINVTGLIPYAKYILLMDLVPVDGFRYKWNKDKWEVAGKAEPQPPCRTYIHSDSPAAGSHWMKQPISFLKVKLTNNTLDQHGHIILHSMHRYQPRFHIVQADDLFSVRWSVFQTFTFPETIFTAVTAYQNSKITKLKIDNNPFAKGFREQRTNTISRQRSLRAHVRPEKAQKRQSPLKDEEEEEQMQSEFQRPFYEGYNQEEVLSKSKDACPVKDERFSPWGCEQEHSNNVRTESPLSSETRDIYNTEQLVPGPTSYHPYRFHGFGKSPSPSSTTSSQSSRRPSFDSRPSDVATVPDQDNKNSSLDTMPSSCPVSLAPAPNTHQDYAGMLNMALAPAPNKPGVISHIYNHYGAEQSLTQWNGPPHSQYGSSSFSAPHHPSEYSTQSMHHGYHHGNMADWSQYPLFSYSCW, translated from the exons CTGCTTCAACTACCATTGTGTCACATCAAAGGAAAGAAATGGATCTCGAGATCCCGCCCACATTACAATTCCCTTAAAAGTGATGCATCTCAACTTTGCAACCTAAAATCACTCACTGGCCTTTCTACAATACTTCTGGGATTAAATATACTGCAAGGATTCCTTTTGGAGAGATACGCTACTGGAAAAAGGGAGCCATGTACTAAGACTGTtctgtattctttgaaattatcaactaaaacaaaaagggattttttttttccttccatcaCCACAAAAATGCAGCATTCATGCG ATCTAAAGCCCAACTTTAGCATTCCAGTCCCTACCTTACCTCCGACAGCACCCGAGTCCTACTCACAAACAAATGTCAGGATGAGTCTGGAAGACTCGAACCTTTGGAAAGCCTTTCATGAGTGTGGCACAGAGATGATTATCACTAAACCAGGCAG gcgTATGTTTCCGCAGTGCAAAATAAATGTTACCGGTCTAATACCATATGCCAAGTACATCTTGCTCATGGATCTAGTACCAGTTGATGGATTTCGTTACAAG TGGAATAAGGACAAGTGGGAGGTTGCTGGAAAAGCTGAGCCCCAGCCCCCTTGCAGGACTTATATTCACTCAGACTCTCCTGCTGCTGGCAGCCATTGGATGAAACAACCAATTTCATTCCTCAAGGTCAAACTGACCAACAACACTCTTGACCAGCATGGTCAT ATTATTCTACACTCTATGCATCGTTACCAACCCCGGTTTCACATTGTTCAAGCAGATGACCTTTTCAGTGTTCGCTGGAGTGTGTTTCAGACCTTCACCTTTCCTGAGACAATTTTCACTGCAGTTACTGCTTATCAAAACAGCAAG ATAACTAAACTAAAGATTGATAATAACCCCTTTGCCAAAGGCTTCAGGGAGCAAAGAACCAATACAATAAG CAGACAACGGTCACTCAGAGCTCATGTGCGGCCAGAAAAAGCACAAAAGAGACAAAGTCCACttaaagatgaagaggaggaagaacaGATGCAGTCAG AATTTCAAAGACCTTTCTATGAAGGTTATAACCAAGAAGAGGTATTGTCAAAATCCAAAGATGCCTGCCCGGTGAAAGATGAGAGATTCTCCCCCTGGGGATGTGAGCAAGAACATTCAAACAATGTCCGGACTGAATCACCACTCAGTTCAGAAACAAGagacatttataatacagaacaGCTGGTGCCAGGGCCCACCTCTTATCATCCATACAG GTTTCACGGTTTTGGCAAATCACCCTCCCCTTCTTCTACAACCTCATCACAGAGTAGCAGGCGGCCAAGCTTCGACTCTAGACCATCTGATGTAGCCACAGTACCAGACCAAGACAACAAGAACTCCTCACTggacacaatgccttcttcttgtCCAGTGTCACTGGCACCTGCTCCCAACACTCATCAAGATTACGCAGGAATGTTAAACATGGCTTTAGCACCAGCGCCAAATAAACCTGGTGTTATCAGTCACATTTATAATCATTATGGCGCAGAGCAAAGCCTCACCCAGTGGAATGGGCCACCTCATAGTCAATACGGTTCTTCCAGCTTCTCAGCACCCCATCATCCTTCAGAATACAGTACTCAGAGCATGCATCATGGCTATCACCATGGAAATATGGCTGACTGGAGTCAATATCCACTGTTTTCATATTCTTGTTggtaa